The Zingiber officinale cultivar Zhangliang chromosome 9A, Zo_v1.1, whole genome shotgun sequence genome window below encodes:
- the LOC122018656 gene encoding uncharacterized protein LOC122018656 isoform X4 translates to MEVDYKSKPRRELQALCKQHGLPANLTNARMAENLASLLQKANSEEIKPKGCLKGSGGSSAEEGGGRLLPKKVSFSLHEVGVRALPERRRSSRRKSVVGFAPKEVTEGASEAKIELEVRKTSKRYHCNSPDRNGEDELATNFPCPGGIPLDEKHDGAVPITRNLRSRVITVEGSKALQGDIKVPRRIVTRSNRKKAQVEVVASIPEVHSEEMKSSSDDGLVNKGRSKRQKCGNATVKIDERHDNFTKSQNLLNSQESGTSVAPVADETVAIKKIRKLGRNKKTNEATDVTDPSIKHTVVVPVTKSSVVHEPNKEIKRPNHNAPELQICVEKLVHITAKAKKLHNLQIGQVINEPPNEDSYVDCTVGDGRETHLGQKHVEELQRKSRCTRSGLVLEANKNDGRLRAKKRTKSSCLDDDSFSHGKVEVTSRSDSTDLLDEKGSSCRHEDVSEQTVEVIDSHIDQGPFHPCLSLFATEDIPTINAHNSFFGEEQPMHKHENSSKKTAANELNVAEEKNFLTKEVEPVGFDLLDTKKMDSNVGFSCSSQVIPSADWSVKNVTLEGGSSHSGLDSTNKVKDRQGSQGFVGESAFKHTYDNQMLVRDDNDFLSNNSIDVSIKLKDGSSYSEEVMKEDSSTVLETECMSNTIYSKDQKDGDGLNMCLNIRDAPFICHREEHSHVSATHTCSLNQPKTITLQVNGDGVQENTSNTSSCDSDLKVDFFDQPKISRNSIGSYGVASMASSSAAYEEFYGLKDTNDTNVPCDSLHAYEVVKQEGILKYSSSNCEITANSVEHSQGEQRQSQESSTAVPDFQSCNIVQDDDRCVNKFSSCSRCVINCNFSEQAIDQRVLSPIRPEISSEIQKTPLEVKVINIPSSGDNLYKNHHDDNSSRVDLIKPSDHRELSGFRSYGRNSYSEGFGMQGGKSTSLPEKSGGAITVIFEQMKGLQFDVAKEVPSELKLFVDYEAQANLQDELNLEKQQVLRTGSSLSTVASPKSEMASDALLSDDERRHDGTKGVDLPSHSGFKDKRIGPAITEINDVLGSSCKDTFDHSPVHLAQSSGKFQGDIWATISTSNSVRKIEAVCESPCEEDNLEVINMEDHQPQMAVSPFCVVSSIEGNACFLNDEFKQPKHANSSESANAIEEDAPNKLSLSLSVPKDINIVNNDDLSISRVEKKSEFLAPFSGGLKEVKEVAVIHDGVENSGLNASYGFSNCESKHAKSLSNGSALAIKSYMESVHNLDEVQNKFQASLDADSKITGIPVNEDFPGGLKGRKSYGTTASSVKYACCTNVDLPMDNVKDEENNLNGPSKILMEEVASRMTEDNEEVEVTMRQETENWLDTSVHEEDAQEYLPLKNESDNCSFELTASCKTIYSFERQCIEDHDEADIGHSPKNEHDTVSNIDNTKTRGNLTSPTLGTVQSKVETSMPNLDNRNLLSSDAVDEGGEHLCTSPSPVPKVSLVSVDKNSEILNICQVEPDLTRFEEAETDKDNADGCNVSPSTNEHYDGKVEKTSSKSPNDGSSVQSSLNYSFSIYQHSKTEEIRIATDVPLMFSGDLFHVERTQPNDANHKSNQKKFFSDYSKGRSAATNMVGEIENTKNEQEEQTIDGTMDFEYLTRLEASTICSDSATVDELENQVTVPFDVESTPRKDTTIENEDNECIENTSEKYLATQHLVEAGNRNEKDIETPDMASSQNASSRCVTEESESAIGIKDLFEDLSATTMSVSSPGASAMGEVISQSTNDTPKMTIGSFKVAFDACSALHELEPIGVLGTLGDTLIMPTEEVSSNSTNHLECEMKNAQEFSTEKKSSICLTINRSIEIEAQTSNIEIGSVAVSCEVKPVSSLGTPKDTPVLPNEQENRDAGIPICPGAAVMFDQITKCKKDVAQENTAEDINLTSKTIITSSDVAPEKLSTASTSGEEQLSTTEAEIVQVNNIILEEKCGDGGSKVQELLVETINMNKLSQPTQGIAPAYSSSEHSSFTNDDPTESPELTIEWEEEFSRKLLDFRVSSAIKTSKPAAMPGKENAPAIRKDLPQMHPVDGSAIKSSRKALKTINNN, encoded by the exons ATGGAGGTGGATTACAAGAGCAAGCCGAGGAGAGAGCTCCAAGCCCTCTGCAAGCAGCATGGTCTCCCGGCCAACCTCACAAATGCCCGGATGGCTGAGAATCTCGCTTCTCTGCTCCAG AAGGCAAACAGCGAAGAAATTAAGCCCAAAGGCTGCTTGAAGGGCTCTGGAGGAAGCAGTGCCGAGGAAGGAGGAGGCAGACTGCTACCTAAGAAGGTGAGCTTCTCTCTGCACGAAGTTGGTGTGCGAGCTTTGCCTGAGCGAAGGAGATCTAGTAGGAGGAAGTCTGTTGTTGGTTTTGCACCAAAAGAAGTTACTGAGGGTGCTTCGGAAGCAAAAATTGAGCTTGAAGTGAGGAAAACAAGCAAGAGGTATCACTGCAATTCACCAGATCGGAATGGGGAAGATGAGTTGGCTACAAACTTCCCTTGTCCAGGAGGAATCCCCTTGGACGAGAAACATGATGGCGCTGTGCCAATTACTAGAAATTTGAGGAGCAGAGTAATTACAGTTGAAGGATCTAAAGCATTGCAGGGTGATATTAAAGTACCTAGAAGAATAGTAACGAGGAGTAATAGAAAGAAAGCACAAGTAGAGGTTGTAGCTTCGATTCCTGAAGTTCATTCTGAAGAAATGAAGTCTAGTAGTGATGACGGTTTGGTAAATAAAGGTCGTTCTAAGAGACAGAAGTGTGGGAACGCTACTGTGAAAATTGATGAACGACATGACAACTTTACAAAGTCTCAGAATCTGTTAAACAGTCAGGAATCAGGAACTTCTGTAGCTCCAGTCGCTGATGAAACAGTAGCAATCAAAAAGATCAGGAAGCTTGggaggaacaagaaaacaaatgAAGCAACTGATGTTACTGATCCAAGTATAAAACATACCGTTGTGGTACCTGTGACGAAGAGTTCAGTCGTTCATGAACCCAACAAGGAGATCAAGAGGCCGAATCATAATGCCCCAGAGCTCCAGATATGTGTGGAGAAATTAGTCCATATTACTGCGAAGGCAAAAAAGTTACACAACTTGCAGATAGGCCAGGTAATAAATGAACCACCAAATGAAGATTCTTACGTCGACTGTACTGTTGGAGATGGAAGGGAAACTCATTTAGGCCAAAAGCATGTTGAAGAATTACAGAGGAAATCAAGATGTACAAGAAGTGGATTGGTATTAGAAGCTAATAAGAATGATGGAAGGCTGAGGGCGAAGAAGAGAACAAAATCTTCATGTTTGGATGATGATTCTTTTTCACACGGGAAAGTTGAAGTGACTAGTAGATCAGACTCTACTGACCTGCTGGACGAGAAAGGTAGTTCATGCAGACATGAAGATGTTTCTGAGCAAACTGTGGAAGTTATAGACAGTCATATAGATCAAGGACCTTTTCATCCATGTTTGTCTCTATTTGCAACAGAAGATATACCCACCATTAATGCACACAACAGTTTTTTTGGCGAAGAGCAACCAATGCATAAGCATGAAAATTCTAGTAAGAAAACAGCGGCTAATGAACTGAACGTTGCAGAAGAGAAAAATTTCTTGACGAAGGAAGTTGAGCCTGTGGGGTTCGATTTGCTAGACACCAAAAAAATGGACAGCAATGTTGGTTTCTCATGTTCTTCACAAGTAATTCCTTCTGCTGACTGGTCAGTTAAGAATGTGACTCTTGAAGGAGGTAGCAGTCACTCTGGTTTAGACAGCACAAATAAG GTAAAGGATCGGCAAGGCAGTCAGGGCTTCGTTGGTGAGTCAGCCTTCAAGCACACATATGACAACCAAATGTTGGTTAGAGACGATAATGATTTTTTGTCTAACAATTCAATTgatgtttctatcaaattgaaagATGGGTCTTCATATTCTGAAGAAGTGATGAAAGAAGACAGTAGTACTGTTCTTGAAACTGAGTGTATGAGCAATACAATTTATTCAAAAGATCAAAAAGATGGAGATGGATTGAATATGTGTTTAAATATTCGTGATGCGCCATTCATATGCCATCGTGAAGAACATTCCCATGTTTCTGCTACGCACACTTGTTCATTGAATCAACCCAAAACGATTACACTCCAAGTTAATGGTGATGGTGTTCAAGAAAACACTTCTAACACTTCCAGTTGTGATAGTGACCTTAAAG TTGACTTCTTCGATCAGCCAAAGATTTCCAGAAATTCTATTGGAAGTTATGGAGTTGCTTCTATGGCATCATCAAGTGCTGCATATGAAGAATTCTATGGACTGAAAGATACTAATGATACAAATGTGCCATGTGATAGCCTGCATGCATATGAAGTTGTGAAGCAAGAGGGCATATTGAAGTATTCATCATCAAACTGTGAAATTACTGCTAACAGCGTGGAGCATTCTCAAGGTGAACAAAGACAATCACAGGAATCTTCTACTGCTGTTCCTGATTTTCAGTCTTGTAACATAGTACAAGATGATGATAGATGCGTCAACAAATTTAGTTCTTGCTCTAGATGTGTAATAAATTGTAATTTTTCAGAACAAGCAATTGACCAAAGGGTTCTTTCACCTATAAGACCGGAAATCAGCAGTGAAATCCAGAAAACTCCTTTAGAGGTTAAAGTTATCAATATACCATCTTCAGGTGATAACTTATACAAAAATCATCACGATGATAATTCAAGTCGTGTTGACTTGATCAAACCAAGTGATCATAGAGAACTTTCAGGATTCAGAAGTTATGGAAGAAATTCTTATTCTGAAGGTTTTGGAATGCAAGGTGGAAAATCAACATCCTTACCAGAAAAGTCTGGAGGTGCAATTACAGTTATTTTTGAACAAATGAAAGGTCTTCAATTTGATGTTGCCAAAGAAGTACCTTCTGAGCTGAAGTTGTTTGTAGATTATGAAGCGCAGGCTAATCTGCAAGATGAACTCAATCTTGAAAAACAGCAAGTCTTGCGAACAGGATCGTCTTTGTCTACTGTTGCATCTCCCAAGAGTGAAATGGCTAGTGATGCGCTTCTGTCAGATGATGAAAGAAGGCATGATGGAACCAAAGGAGTTGACTTGCCATCTCATTCTGGATTCAAAGATAAAAGAATTGGACCAGCCATTACAGAGATCAATGATGTTCTTGGCTCATCATGTAAGGATACTTTTGATCACTCTCCTGTTCATCTAGCTCAAAGTTCAG GCAAATTTCAAGGTGATATATGGGCTACTATAAGTACGTCAAATAGTGTGAGGAAAATTGAAGCAGTATGTGAATCACCATGTGAAGAAGATAATCTTGAGGTAATTAACATGGAGGATCATCAACCACAGATGGCTGTCTCTCCTTTTTGTGTAGTTTCCTCAATTGAAGGAAATGCATGTTTTCTTAATGATGAATTTAAACAACCAAAACATGCAAACTCAAGTGAATCAGCCAATGCCATCGAAGAGGATGCTCCTAATAAATTGTCATTATCTCTGTCCGTCCCCAAGGATATTAATATTGTGAATAATGATGACTTAAGCATTTCAAGAGTTGAAAAGAAGTCTGAGTTTCTGGCACCATTTTCTGGTGGATTGAAAGAAGTTAAGGAAGTTGCAGTTATCCATGATGGGGTTGAGAATAGTGGATTGAATGCATCATATGGGTTCTCCAACTGTGAAAGCAAACATGCTAAATCGTTGTCTAATGGTAGTGCCCTGGCTATTAAATCTTATATGGAATCAGTTCATAATCTAGATGAGGTGCAAAACAAATTTCAAGCTTCTTTGGATGCTGATAGTAAAATCACAGGAATTCCAGTAAATGAAG attttccaGGAGGATTGAAAGGGAGAAAATCTTATGGCACTACAGCATCATCAGTCAAATATG CATGTTGTACCAATGTGGATCTCCCAATGGATAATGTGAAGGATGAGGAAAACAATCTGAATGGTCCATCTAAGATCTTAATGGAAGAGGTTGCCTCAAGGATGACTGAAGACAATGAGGAAGTCGAGGTTACCATGAGGCAGGAAACTGAAAATTGGCTAGACACAAGTGTTCATGAAGAAGATGCCCAAGAGTACTTGCCACTCAAAAATGAATCAGACAACTGTTCATTTGAACTCACAG CATCATGCAAAACAATATACAGTTTTGAACGACAATGTATAGAAGATCATGATGAAGCAG ATATTGGTCATTCACCCAAGAATGAGCACGACACTGTTAGCAATATTGATAATACCAAGACAAGAGGAAACTTGACTTCCCCAACTTTAGGTACTGTTCAAAGTAAAGTGGAGACGTCAATGCCTAATCTAGATAATAGGAATCTCCTCTCGTCTGATGCTGTTGATGAAGGTGGAGAACATTTATGTACTAGTCCTTCTCCGGTGCCTAAGGTGTCCCTAGTTTCTGTGGATAAAAATAgtgaaattttaaatatttgtcaagTAGAGCCAGATCTTACGAGGTTTGAAGAAGCTGAAACAGATAAGGATAATGCTGATGGATGCAATGTATCCCCCAGTACCAATGAGCATTATGACGGAAAGGTGGAAAAAACTTCATCAAAAAGTCCAAATGATGGCTCAA GTGTTCAAAGCAGCCTCAATTATTCTTTTAGCATTTATCAGCATTCTAAAACTGAAGAAATTCGCATTGCAACTGATGTGCCATTGATGTTCTCAGGAGATCTATTTCATGTGGAAAGAACCCAGCCAAACGATGCTAATCATAAATCTAATCAGAAAAAATTCTTTTCGGATTATTCAAAGGGTAGATCAGCAGCAACAAATAtggtaggagagattgagaaTACTAAAAATGAACAGGAGGAACAAACAATAGATGGAACTATGGATTTTGAATATCTGACACGATTGGAAGCATCAACCATCTGCTCTGATTCCGCTACTGTGGATGAACTCGAAAATCAAG TTACCGTTCCATTTGATGTGGAAAGCACGCCCAGAAAGGACACCACCATTGAAAATGAAG ATAATGAATGCATTGAGAATACATCAGAAAAATATCTTGCTACTCAGCATTTGGTTGAAGCAGGAAACAGAAATGAAAAAGACATTGAGACCCCTGACATGGCAAGCTCTCAAAATGCATCTAGTAGATGCGTTACTGAAGAATCAGAATCTGCTATAGGTATAAAGGACTTGTTTGAAGATCTTTCAGCAACAACTATGTCAGTCAGCAGCCCAGGAGCATCAGCCATGGGTGAAGTTATCTCACAGAGCACAAATGATACGCCTAAGATGACCATTGGATCTTTTAAAGTTGCATTCGATGCATGCTCTGCACTCCATGAATTGGAACCAATTGGAGTTTTGGGCACACTCGGAGATACACTGATAATGCCAACTGAAGAAGTCTCTTCAAACTCAACTAATCACTTGGAATGTGAGATGAAAAACGCTCAAGAATTTAGTACAGAGAAGAAAAGTAGCATTTGTCTGACTATCAACAGATCCATTGAAATTGAAGCTCAAACTTCCAACATTGAAATTGGTTCGGTAGCCGTATCTTGTGAAGTCAAACCAGTAAGTTCTTTAGGCACGCCAAAAGATACACCAGTTTTGCCCAATGAACAGGAAAATAGGGATGCTGGAATTCCCATCTGTCCTGGAGCAGCAGTCATGTTCGATCAAATCACAAAATGCAAGAAAGATGTAGCTCAAGAAAATACTGCCGAAGACATAAATTTAACATCTAAGACAATCATCACATCTTCTGATGTAGCACCTGAAAAGCTCAGCACTGCTAGCACATCTGGAGAAGAGCAGCTGAGCACAACAGAAGCTGAAATTGTTCAAGTTAACAATATAATTCTGGAAGAGAAATGTGGAGATGGTGGTAGTAAGGTTCAGGAACTCCTTGTTGAAACCATAAATATGAATAAACTGTCTCAGCCAACACAGGGAATTGCTCCAGCTTATTCCAGTTCAGAACATAGCAGTTTCACTAATGATGATCCCACGGAATCTCCAG AGTTGACAATAGAATGGGAGGAGGAATTCAGCCGCAAGTTATTAGATTTCAGGGTTTCCAGCGCCATTAAAACTAGCAAGCCGGCTGCTATGCCAGGCAAGGAGAATGCACCAGCAATCAGAAAGGATCTGCCGCAGATGCACCCAGTGGATGGATCAGCAATTAAATCATCGAGAAAGGCATTAAAgactattaataataattaa